The following coding sequences lie in one Pristis pectinata isolate sPriPec2 chromosome 20, sPriPec2.1.pri, whole genome shotgun sequence genomic window:
- the LOC127581008 gene encoding mitochondrial import receptor subunit TOM40B-like, whose product MVYHRRPTEEGAIFTLAAKYATSQWVGTLNIGRGGAHASYYHRANDQVQVGVGFEASTQTQDTTFSLGYQLDIPKANVVFRGSLDSNWVVGGVLEKKLAPLPLTLALGTFIDHLKNKLQYGFTVTVC is encoded by the exons ATGGTTTATCACCGCAGGCCGACGGAGGAAGGAGCCATCTTCACCTTGGCTGCCAAATACGCAA CCTCGCAGTGGGTTGGTACGTTGAACATCGGCCGAGGCGGGGCACATGCCAGTTACTACCATCGGGCCAATGATCAG GTTCAGGTGGGGGTGGGATTTGAGGCCAGCACCCAGACCCAGGACACCACCTTCTCACTCGGCTACCAGCTGGACATCCCCAAGGCTAACGTGGTGTTCCGAG GATCTCTGGACAGCAactgggtggtgggaggggtcctggAGAAGAAGCTTGCCCCCTTGCCTCTGACCCTTGCCCTCGGCACCTTCATTGACCACTTGAAGAATAAGTTGCAGTATGGCTTCACGGTGACAGTCTGTtga